CCGGTAATATGGGAACCCTGATAGCTGGGCGTATTAGCGTGAATGACCAGTTTGCCTTCTGGTATTTCCATTTCCCGGATATAGGTAGGTAGGTCATCGCCAATGGTTTCGGATAAACAGGTGGTATGAACGGCAATAATATCCGGATCATACAGGGCAAAAATATTTTTAACCGCTGTCTTTATATTGGCACCGCCGCCAAACACGCTGGCGCCTTCCGTAAAGGAACTGGAGGATGCCATGGCCGGTTCTTTAAAGTGCCGGGAAAGCACGGTTCGATGATAGGAGCAGCAACCTTGGGAGCCATGGCTGTGCGGCAGACAGTTGTGAACGCCAAGGGCAGCGTACATGGCTCCTACCGGTTGACAGGTTTTGGCCGGATTGATCCGAAGCGCTTTTCGCTCGACAATTTCTTTTGGCGTTGCATCCAGCATTACGCTTCACCTCCTGCCACTTTGCCTTCCAATAAGGACTTTTGCTTCCAGGGAGGCGTTACATACCGCCATGCGGGTGTATAAAGTCCTGCGGCCAATTCTCTGGCAAAGACAACGGCTCCTCTGAATCCCGCATAGGGACCGGTATAATCATAGGAGTGAAGCTGACGGGACAAAACGCCCCCTTTCTGGATGACATATTTCTCTTTTATTCCGGTTAAAAACATATCCGGCTTCAACTGACCAAGAATAGTCTCCATCTCATGATGGTTCATATCGTCAATCATAATGGTATTGTTGTTCATTTCCTTCACCATTCCGCCATAATAACCGAGCTTGACACCTTCTTTAGTCATCTGCTCTGCTTTTTCCCGGGAAATAATGACCCGGAATTTCTGCTCATCCGGCTCAACTGTGAGCTCCGGAATATTCTTGCTGTCGGCATCAATTTTAATCGTCGGAATGACTTCCCGTCCTTCATAATCGTCACGATGGGCAAACTCGTAGCCGGCAACTAAAGTCTCTACCCCCAGGCTTCTTAAGAGTCCCTGATACGTCTGGGCCCGTGATCCCCCTACATAAAGGCAGGCCGTCTTTCCTTGCAGTTTGGTACGATAATAGGCCATCTCGCCTTCCGCTGCCGCAACTTCCTCGGCAATAACCTCTTCCGTCCGGCGGGTAAGCTTTGGAACATCAAAGAACTTCGCCATCTCCCGCAGCGTCTCAACCGTCCCGTCAATACCGATAAAGTTGCATTTGATCCAGGGAATCCCGTATTTAGTCTCCATCATTTCGGCGATATAATTAATGGACCGGTGGCATTGGACTAAATTCAAATTCGCGGTGTGAGCGTTGCTGATCTTGTCATAGCTGGCGTCGCCGCTTAAGGTAGAAATAACATTGTAACCAATTTTAGCCAATACCCGCTCTATTTCCCAGGCATCGCCGCCAATATTGTATTCGCCTAAAATATTGATTCCAAGTTCTTTCGGCGTCTCATTCCCTTTACCGATGATTTCCTGCATAACAATATTGTTGGCAATATGATGTCCTGCCGACTGGGTGACGCCTTTATAGCCCTCGCAACTGAAAGACAGAACCGGAATCCCGTATTCCTTAGTCGCTTCTGCCGCCACTGCGTTAATATCGTCACCAATCAGACCGACGGGGCATGTAGCGTAAATCCCAATGGCTTTAGGATGAAACAATTCGTAGGCTTCCTTGATTGCCTCCTTCAACTTGGGAACGCCGCCGAAAACTATATTGCTCTCCTGCATGTCGGTGGAAAAAACATATTCCATATAATTCATACCGCCGGGTTCTTCTGCTCTTGCCTTGTTTCTTCTGCCCCCCCACGCATAAAAGGAGCATCCGACCGGTCCGTGAGTAATATGAACCATATCTTTGATCGGTCCCATAACAACGCCTCTACAACCGGCGTAACAGCATCCCCGGGCAGTTATAACACCCGGAACCGTTCTCGTATTCGCCGTAATGACCGGCTGCGGCTCTTCTTCCGTTTTAACCACAATATGGGCTTTCCTGGTTTTGAAAGCTTTGGCCGGATATTTCTCTAAGACCATATCCATTACTTTCTTCATATCTTGTGCCATAGCGTTGCTCACCTCTTTATAAAATTATAATGCATCGGCGTTTTTCTCTCCGGTCCGGACTCGGATGACTTCGCTGGCCGGTAGGACAAAAATTTTGCCATCACCCGGATTTCCCGTCCGGTTCACACCGATAATCAGGTCAATCGCCTCTTTTAAATCTTCATCTTTGACCAGTAAAGTCATCATCCGCCGGGGAACCAGCCGGTGCTGCTCGGCCAGTTGCTCCGCTTTTTCCCGGTCATTTGCAACTGCTTCCGAGCGGGCGGTTTCATCCGTTATGGTATAGCCGACTTTTGTCTTTCCCCTCCCCACTACCTGGCGGCAGGTAAAAGACGGAAAATTGCTTTTCAGAAGGGCTTCTTTCGTCTTGCTGATCATGTTCATCCGAATGATTGCAATAATTTCTTTCATGAC
This genomic interval from Veillonellales bacterium contains the following:
- the nifD gene encoding nitrogenase molybdenum-iron protein alpha chain encodes the protein MAQDMKKVMDMVLEKYPAKAFKTRKAHIVVKTEEEPQPVITANTRTVPGVITARGCCYAGCRGVVMGPIKDMVHITHGPVGCSFYAWGGRRNKARAEEPGGMNYMEYVFSTDMQESNIVFGGVPKLKEAIKEAYELFHPKAIGIYATCPVGLIGDDINAVAAEATKEYGIPVLSFSCEGYKGVTQSAGHHIANNIVMQEIIGKGNETPKELGINILGEYNIGGDAWEIERVLAKIGYNVISTLSGDASYDKISNAHTANLNLVQCHRSINYIAEMMETKYGIPWIKCNFIGIDGTVETLREMAKFFDVPKLTRRTEEVIAEEVAAAEGEMAYYRTKLQGKTACLYVGGSRAQTYQGLLRSLGVETLVAGYEFAHRDDYEGREVIPTIKIDADSKNIPELTVEPDEQKFRVIISREKAEQMTKEGVKLGYYGGMVKEMNNNTIMIDDMNHHEMETILGQLKPDMFLTGIKEKYVIQKGGVLSRQLHSYDYTGPYAGFRGAVVFARELAAGLYTPAWRYVTPPWKQKSLLEGKVAGGEA
- a CDS encoding P-II family nitrogen regulator, whose product is MKEIIAIIRMNMISKTKEALLKSNFPSFTCRQVVGRGKTKVGYTITDETARSEAVANDREKAEQLAEQHRLVPRRMMTLLVKDEDLKEAIDLIIGVNRTGNPGDGKIFVLPASEVIRVRTGEKNADAL